From the Methanobacterium sp. BAmetb5 genome, the window TCTTTATCCTGATGGGGGTAAACACCAATCCCATCCACTATATCTCCGGCAACCACCACATATTTCACATTGTTTGCTATTTCCCGCTGTTGTTCATCGCCGAAATCTCCATTTATCCATTCAATGAATCGTTTAAAAGCACCATCAAGGAATGTGGAGCTTCCTATATGTATATCGCTGATGAATACTGTGGCAAAATCCATGGGTTTCTCATCGATACGGGGCACTCCGGGATTTACTATTTCGTTGGCCATAACCAGAGTTCCTTTTCTACTACCCAGCACCCCAATTACTTCGTCTTTAACTATTCTTTCGGCATGTTCAAAGACTTCGTGATTCTCATTGTGAATAAGTACGGTAGCACTACCAGTTTCATCTTCCACTTCAATGAGTTTATGGTTGTTTTTAGTGTAACGTATATCGTTAACCATTCCCACAATGTTAACCACATCATCACGACTCATAGCCTCTTTAATAGAAGTACTATCTTTAAGTTCTCGTTTGTAAGTTAAAAGATCCCTTAATTTGTGATATCTGCTCCGGAAATAACTGGAAAGATCCCTGATTTCCCCGTTGGTGTAGGACTTGTTACTGGCATCTTTCAAAATCTGGAAATCATAGTCCTGGGGGACCAGTTTCATTTGGGATTTGGGGTCATTAAGGTAGGCGGTTTTTAGAATATCGGGACTGGTTCGTTCCAAGTAATCTTCCACTACTTTTCCGGTGAGAACCATCATTTCCGGTGAAGAAGTGGTCATGTGTTTGATTAAAGAGTCCACTAGGTAAGCGGAGTCATTGTAATTTTTTATCTTTTGATAAGCGGACTCATCTAGTAATATTTCCGCATCAACAAATTTATTTATTATATTATCAGTCATGGACTACTCCAGATTACATTTTTAGTGGTTTGGCTTTAATATAAGGATTTTAAGGTTTATTATACCATTATCCTGCTTTTATTTACTTTTCCCGAGATTTAACTCATTCTTTACTCTTGTATGAATCAATTTTGCAAGAGCCAATGACCACATAAAACATGTTATAATATCACGTTATTGTAGATATACATCAACTTTTTGACCCACTTCCTGGAATTTCTTCCGGAAGTTTTCCAGTTTTTCCTGGGATTTTTCTAATTCTCGGAGAGCTTCCGGTTTTGAACCTTTTTCTGATAAGGTTAGATATTCAGAATTGGCAACTAAAGTTTCCTGAAGAATTATTAACGTATTTAGGATTTCAATATGGAGTGAACTGCATTTTGAAGGGGGTTTCAAGTCTTCGTATTTAAAGAATATAGTTTCCATATTCTCACGAATCTTATCCAGTTTCTGGTATGCTTCCCTGTAACCAATTTTACCGTTCTGTTCTTGGTAAATAATTTTCCTTACTAAAAGTAGCTGAATTCCGGTATCCTTCAAACAATTCTTACTTTTTTTCAAGAACTGCTTTTTAGTCATCCCAAACATAATTCTGTCTCTTACATGGTAAATATCAGTTCACAAGTTAATATTGATTTTAATATTTAATAAAGGTTTTAATGTAAATAAAAATATCCTAACATGGTATTATCCTCGATATTCTGTTACAAACCCTTCCTTAATGTTTTTGTCCATGTTTCCGTAGTTTATTTTCTCATACTTAGTTTACAGATCTATGTTTTAATTAATTTAATAGATGACAGTATGGACAAAAAACAATTAGGAGAAAACATTTAATATGGTGAGGTGAACTGATAATAGTACTAACAGTTTATGAGATAATGTGTTTTATTTATTCAGATTGATTGGTAATTTATATATCCTTACGGATGTTCCTAAGGATTATAATTCAATTGTAGATTCATGATATAAATCCATTATAGGGGTTTTTACCAAAAAACCTTTATTAAAATCAACTTTCACACAATAACCGTATTAAAAACAAATCCATAATTCAAGGTGATATTATTGTCCAGAGCAGTTAAGATAATCTTATTTCTAATTTTCTTTGTTGTATTTTTCGAGGCAGGTCTCTTTGCGTCGTATACTATTGTAACCCAACAGGCGCCAAACCCTGCTGATCTGATTGAAATGCAAATAAACGGTGTTACTTCACTGCTTAACCTAGGTCCTAAAATTGCCACCCAGAAGGATATTACCATCCTTAATGAGAATGAAGTGGTCGATGCCCTGAAGGCCAAGACCGGCATTGATGGAATTAACTTGCAGAGTTTGAAGGCCACCACCTATCAGGATACCAGTGCAGACACCATCACTGTGAACCTTACCGCCATGGGATACAAGGACTCGCAGACTGGAGGAACAACTGGAAACGCTTCTAGTGGCCCAATTGTAATTAAATCCAACGAAACTTACAGTATAACCGCCACTGCCGTGGGCACTCCTAAGAATAAGGGAGTTCAGATTGATGTAAATTCCATTGTCATAACTGCCACACGCGTACTGTATAACAGTTGATTAGGGAATTTATGGTTAACTGGTGAAACAAATGATAAGAATTATTGGTATTGGGCCACGCCGGGAAGATATGACCTTAAGGGCACTCAAAGCCCTGGAAAAATCAGACGTGATAATTGGATACGGGGGTTACACCCGGCAGATCAAGGATCTCCTGGAAGGTAAAAAGATCATCTCTAAAGGCATGGGTCAGGAAGTAGACCGGGCAGAATTAGCCATTGATTATTCTAAAAAAGGCTATCATGTGGCGGTTATAAGCAGTGGTGATCCTGGGGTTTATGGAATGGCCAATGTAATCCACCAGGTCCGGGGAAAATATTCTGATGTAAAGGTGGAGGTAATTCCCGGAGTTACTGCTGTCAATTATTCTGCAGCCCTATTAGGAGCGCCTTTACATGATTTTGCAGTTATAAGTCTCAGTGACATACTCACACCCCTCTCGGAAATTAAAAGGAAGGTTCGGGCAGCTGCCGCCGCTGATTTTATTATCGCCTTTTACAACCCCAGGAGTAAACGGAGAACTAAACCCTTAAATGAAGCTTTAAAGATACTCCGCAGGATCAGAAATCTCCAAACACCAGTGGGAATAGTTAAAACCAGTGATAAGGGATCTGAAGTTAGGATAGTATCTTTAGGGGAATTGATTGAAGAAGAAGTGGACATGAACACCACTTTACTGGTGGGAAACACCTTTACCTATGTGGATGATGGTAAAATGGTAACGCCCCGGGGATATGTACTTCCCCATTCCACCCACCCTCTTGCTGAAGAATTTTACCAGAAATATCTAGCTGGGGAGGGAAATAAAGGACCTAACCGGGGTTGTGAATATTATCCCTGCCACCAGCACCCCCAAAATTGTACATTTTGCTACTGTCCATTCTATCCCTGTGGAGATCCATCTACCGGAGGGCACTGGATAAAAGAAAAGAAAGTATGGAGTTGCGACCAGTGTACCTGGATTCATCAGGACAACACTGTCCAATGCATAGAGGGTAAGCTCCCCTCAATCATGGAAAAAGTGGAAGACCTCGAGGATAAAAAGAAGGAGCTACTTAAATTAAGACGGGAATGTATTTATCATACCAAATAAAAACACCCTCCTTTACTATAGGGCCACCTTTTTTTATTCAGTTTTTAGTTTTTCAAAAATAGTAAGATTCCTAACTAATAAATCCTCTTTACTCATAAAATTTAATAAAATAACTTCATTTTTTCTTATTCTGGGAAAAAATGGTTGTTCACTTTAAAAACCACAGGCTGTATGAAAATAATCCACTAAAATGATAATTGACATTAAGATTGGTCATTTCCATCAATTTTCCAATAGTATAATGTACCATGTGCAACAGATTAATGTTAGTGATGTAAAATGATTCGCATAAAAAGAGCTTATCAGTCACCTGCCCAGAAGGATGGGTACAGGATAATGGTTGATCGAGTATGGCCTCGTGGAGTGTCAAAACAACGTTTAAAAATGGATGCATGGCTAAAAGATATAGCCCCCAGCCATGATCTGCGCCGGTGGCTTACTCAAAATTCCCAAAGATGGGAAGAATTCAAAACTAAATACAGGGAAGAATTAATGGATAAATCTGAGTTTTTAAATCAGATACTGGACTTGGAAAGGGAAAAAGAAACAGTTACTCTGGTTTATACGTCAGGCAACACGGAACACAATAGTGCCATAGTTCTGAAAGAAGTCTTGGATGAATTAAAATCCTAAAAATATTTTTTAACCCATAAAAATCGTGTTTTTTTGAATAATAAATGGTTTCAAATTCCGCCAATACATTTTTTTTAATTCAAAAAAAGAAAGAAAGATAGAAGGGAAAATGAAGGAAAGGGGAATGTGCTTTATTAAAATTCCACTTCCATTATACCTTCAAAGACACTAACTGCATCCCCTTCCATGAAAGCACCCAGATTCCCATCTTTTTCATACACGGTTATCTGCAGGTCTCCCCCTGGCAGGTGAACCAGGACCTCCTTGTTGAGTAAGCCTAGTTTGTATCCAGAAATAACCGTACCAGTGGCTCCGGTACCGCAAGCCATGGTGAAACCAGCACCTCTTTCCCAGGTTAGCATTTCTACTTCTTGTGGGCTTAACACCCCTACAAAGTGCACATTGGTCCTTTCAGGGAATGCATCATGATTCTCCAGGAGAGGGCCCATATGGTCCAGGGCCACATCTTCCAAGTCATCGGTGAATACAATGGCATGGGGGTTCCCCACGTTGACGGCGGTGAGCTTCAATGGTTCACCCTCAACTAGTAACTCCTGATCAATGAATTCCTCTTTATCACTAGCCATAGGCACTTCCCTGGTTTTGAAGGTGGCAGTTCCCATGTCTACCCGTATGGATTTCACCGTACCATTTTCAACATGTAGCGTCAGCTCTTTGGTTCCACCCAGAGTTTCCACACTCATCTGTTTCTGTTTCAGGACATCGTTTTCATAAACGTATTTGCCAAAGCAACGGATTCCATTACCGCACATTTCTGCTTCGCTACCGTCACTGTTAAATATACGGAATCTTATGTCTGCTTTAGTGGATTTAACCACGAATATAACTCCGTCTGCACCTACAGAAAATCCTCTGGTGCAAAGTTCCGCGGAAATTTCTCCCTTTTTCTCTTCGGGAATTATTTCCTCGACGGATTCATCAATCACTACATAATCGTTTCCTAGTCCGTGCATTTTATGAAATAATAAAATTTTTCTTTCACTCATTTTAATAGCCTCAAGGGAATGTTCTGTTTTCTGAAAAGGTCTGCGAAGTTTTCACGTTCCCTGATAACGTCTATATCACCATTACATACCATAATTTCGGCGGGCATTGGCCGGGAATTGTACTGGCTGGCCATGCTGAAAGCATAGGCACCGGCATTCATAATAGCCAGGATATCCCCTTCTTTGATTTCAGGCAGTGGCCGGTCGCGGGCGAAGAGATCTCCTGATTCACATACATTTCCCGCCACATCCATTGTTTCCACGGGTTTTGCTTCGGGTTTATCTGCCACCAGGATGTGGTGGTAGGAACCGTACATGGTAGGTCGCAGTAAAGTGTTAAATCCGGCGTTAACTCCTATAAATTTCCGATAACTCTGTTTAACTGTGTTTACCTGAGTTAAGAGATAAGATGCATCTCCCACAATGTAACGACCGGGTTCTATACACATGGTAGGGTTACCCATATCGTGTTCGGCGAGTTTATTCTGGTATAGGGCCACAATTTCTTGTGCGAATTTTTCAATATCCAGTAATCCCTCTTCTGGAGTGTAAGGTATTCCCAGTCCTCCACCGAAATCAATGAATTCGAAGGTAACTCCTGCTTCCTGGTGTACCCTACCCGCAACATCCATGAGAACCTGTACTGCGAGTTTGAATGGTTCGGGGTCCAGAATGCCGGAACCGATATGGGTGTGAATACCCACTGGTTTGAAACCCAAATCCTGGGCTTTCTGGTAGACTTCCACTGCTTCCTGTTCCATTATACCAAACTTGGATAGTTCTCCACCAGTTATGCAGTGGTCGTGGTGTCCGGCACCCACCATGGGATTTACCCGGAATGAAATTTCCATTCCTTCTGCCCCGGGAATTTTGGCCAGGCGTTCTAACATGGATGTACTGTCCAGGTTCAGGCGAACTCCGGCATCCACTGCAAATTTCAGTTCTTCGCTGGTTACATTGTTCCCAGTGTAGAGGATCCTCTCGGGTTGAAAACCGGCCGTTAGCGCAGTGTAGATTTCACCGGGAGATACAGCATCAATACAGCTTCCTTCCTGTTCTAATACTCTCATCATGGCCAGGCTGGTGTTGGCCTTGGCTGCGTAGAATATTTTAAAATCATCGTACTCTTTACTGAAAGCTTGATAAACCCTTTGATAATTATTCCTCACCCTCGTTTCATCGGTAACGTAAAGGGGTGTTCCGTATTTTTGGGCAAGCTCCAGAGCATCAGCACCACCGATGTCCAGATTGCCTTTTTCATTGGTCTTGAAGTGTAATTTCATAAATGATCCCTCCGAAAAGAAGTAAACATTAAATATATCAATTTAACTGCATATAACTCTTGTCCTGGATTTAGTTAACCACCCCTTGATCATTTACCAGGTATGAGTACCACTAAAAAAGGAGAAGATCAGACATTCAGTCTGCAATTCTTCTTAAAACTTCATCCAGGGAGTCAGTCACTTCGTTGATCTGTTCGGTGGTGATTACCAGGGGTGGGACAAATCGAAGAACATTTCCCGCGGTACAGTTCACCAGCACTCCCTGATGGCGCATCTCGTCAACCATATTGGCACAGGGCATGCCCATTTCCATTCCCAGCATCATTCCCTTACCCCGTACATCTTCTACCATTCCGTACTCCTGGAAGAGGTCTTTCAACTGGGTTTTAAAACATTCACCATGGCTCCGTGATTGGGCCAGGAGTCCTTCATCCAGTATGGTTTGAATTGAAGCCAGAGCTGCTGCACAGGCCAAGGGGCCCCCTCCAAAGGTGGCAGCATGGTCACCCGGTTCAAATGCATTACCCACCTCTTCACTGGCCAGGACAGCCCCCATGGGGAATCCTCCGGCTATGGCCTTGGCCAGGGTGGTAATATCCGGGGCCACTTTAAAGGTCTGTGAGGCAAACATTTCCCCGGTACGTCCAAATCCGGTCTGCACTTCGTCGAATATGAGCAACACGCCGTTTTCATGACACACTTTCTTCAATTCCTCCAGGTATCCTTCGGGGGGAATTATAATTCCACCTTCTCCCTGGATTGGTTCTACCAGTACTGCTGCAGTTTCATCAGTGATGGCCTCGGCCACTGCCTCCACATCACCGAAAGGTACATGTTTAAAACCAGGAGTAAGTGGTCCGAAGTTCTTCTTGTACTTGTGCTGGCCAGTGGCAGTTATGGTGGTGATGGTCCGTCCGTGGAAACTGTTCTCCATGGCAATGATCTCACCTTTGCCCGTGTACTTGCGGGCCAGTTTAATGGCTCCCTCATTGGCTTCTGCTCCACTGTTGCAGAAAAAGGCCTTCTGGTGGGGAGAAACTTTAACCAGGAGTTCGGCCAGGCGGACCTGCTCCTCGGTGTAGTAAATATTGGATGTGTGGATTAACTTATGGGCTTGCTTGCTTATGGCCTCGGCTACATTGGGGTGGGCGTGTCCTACGTTGTTCACGGCAATTCCCGCCACACAGTCAATGTAGGGGCGACCTTCCACATCCCACACCACAGCTCCCTTACCCTCTTTAAGGGCCAGAGGCTGCCGACCATAAGTTTGCATTACATATTCTTTGTCTAAAGCTATTATCTCCTCTGTATTCATGTTATCACCGTGTAAATATAATAATCCTCCATTTTATCTCCGGAGTATTTTCCCAACAGTAATACGGATATAATGAATTATTGGTTGCTGCGGTTATAATCATTATCCATCCCTGAACAAAGGAAATAATTAAATATACTTAAAACCCACCGAATGGTTATAAAGTGTCAAGGAATTACCATTATGTACACAGATTGTATTGGAATTGGGAAGGAAGTTAATTTATGAACCACCAAAAAATTATCCTATATGTTGGATCAGTAGTTCTCCTCATTATTGGAGCTTATAATGTTTATATGGGTCAGATGTCGCAGGGTATAATCTGGATCATTTTGGGAGTGATTTTTCTATCAATATCCCCCCAGCTGGGACGTCCCCTTACGGCAGTGAAAGTAAGGAAGATGATGACCCTATTATGTGCCCTTATTTTACTGGGAATCGGGGCCTACACCCTATACATGGCAGATTTAATGGCAGGAATAGCCTGGTTAATTGCTGGATTAATGGGAATTTTGATTTCCCTCATGTTAGTGGGTAAAACTGAGGTTTTAGAATCTTAATGATTTTTTAAGCCCGGGTTATGATCCCCAATTTATTTTTTTCTCCATAAAGCTCACCATAGCTACATCCTCCCATTGGTTATACATTTATTAACTGGTAGATAGTGAAGTTTTCATGGTGATTCTCATGAAAAAAGCAATTATTGAAACGGATAAGGGAAACATTGAACTCACCCTTTTTGAAAAAGAAGCCCCTAACACTGTGGCTAACTTTGAAAAACTCGCAAACAGTGGATTTTACAATGGATTAACCTTCCACCGGGTTATACCCAACTTTGTAATCCAGGGCGGATGCCCCAAGGGTAACGGAACTGGAGGGCCTGGTTACACCATAAAATGTGAAATTAACCCTCACAAACACGGAACTGGAGCCCTTTCCATGGCCCATGCCGGTAAAGACACTGGTGGCAGTCAATTCTTCATCACCCACTCTCCCCAGCCACATCTGGATGGTGTGCACACTGTCTTCGGTAAAGTGGTCAAGGGAATGGAAGTGGTTAACTCCATCAAAGCCGGCGACGTGATGAATAAGGTCACAGTAATCGACGAATAATCATTCCAAGAATAATTCTTGGTATTTTTTTATCTTTCTTCTATTTTTAAAGGATAATTAGATTAAAGGATACCTAAATATTTTTTATAATCTCAAATTTTAAATAATACCTTAGAATCTATCAATCAACTATTTGAGGCTTACTTTTAATATAAAAGTTGTTTCAGAACCATACCGTAGATTTCGGCTATATTTTCAGCTATTTCCAGGTCATGGGCATCGTAATCCTTTTCTGGATTTCCAACCACAATCTGGCCTAAGATTTCATTATTAAATTTTACAGGGACTGATAAAAACTGATCCACCGGTTCATGGCCTTGGGGAACACCATGGGCTGCGGGATGTCCGGCCACATCATGGACGTAAAGTGATTCACCAGTATCCAGGGAGTAACCGAGAAGTCCACCGTAACTACCGTCTTTTCGGACCTTGAACCGGGCTTCTCCCATATCCGCATACATCTGGCACTCCGGGGTGAGATGAGAAAATGATATCCCTACACTATCCTTATTTTCAGGATCTACAAAGGCCACGTAGCAGTTTTTGCTTTTTAGATGTTTTTTTGTCTCTTTCCAAATCTCGTCCGAAATTTCTTTGAGGTTGGAATCAGGCATCATTTCTTGAATTTTTCCCCTTAAAAAGGACAGATCTTCTTCACCAGCCATGTAAAACCCTCCGGGTTCTGGAACTATTCTTCAATACCTTGAAACTGAATATAATCTAACCATGCTATGTATTTTATTAATTTATCCCTGGAATATTATAAATAACTAATCTCTGGTTGATCTTTCCTTATAACTTTAATCAACACTCCCAAAATAGATTTTAAGGGAAATATTTTCTTATTCTTCACTTCAACATACCAAAAATTGTTTTCATGAAAGAATCTTTCCACCACCGTCACCCTGAAGGGAAATCCCATTATAAGGGCACAAACTCCTAAAACTGGTGATTCTGTGGATTCGCAGAGTATCATAATCCGTTCACCCTCACGGATCTTTTTAGGATTTATTTTAACCATTAATTGGGTTCCAGGCTCCAGATTCAGGTTTTGGCCTGGTGAAACATCCATAATAATGGTTTTTTCCCGGGCAGCCCCTCCCTGGTTTTTAAACCTTTTTTTGGTTGTTCTCAAAATTAGAGATTCTAACAAAACCGATGAAACACCGGTTTCCCCTAACTTTTCCCTAATTCCCTGGTCTAATGCTTCCTGCAGGACTTTCATCGAGTGAATTTCCCGGCAATGGGAATTTATACTGGTACTGCGCATGGGACATTTCCAGCAGTATTTATCCTCCAGGGTATCCATTATTTCCTGGTAGGCAGCACCTGCAGTATCCTGAAATTTATCCAACTGTTCCTGGAGTTTGCCCATACTGATCACCAAATCGGGATTTATTCTGTGATTATCTATGTTAAACATCCTGTTTTATTTTTTCCTGGAGAGATTCTATATAACTATAAAAGGACTACATAGATCAAGCACGTTCCTGTATTACGGGAATCACCTGCAAAAAAAAGATCCACTGGAGGAAAAGTTCTCATGCCAAAAGATACACTAAATAATTTGGATGAGCTGGAAAAACAGAACATAGCCACGGCCCTGTGGATGAAGGATTTCCAGGTCAAAAAAATCCCCAAAAATGTGAAGACCAGGATTCTAAGCAATAAAAACAGTCCTGAAGCATTCGGAATCCGTATGAAACACCTTATACAGGACTTACTGGATAATCCTGATTCATTCACTCCCAATTATCGGGAAAGATATAATAAGCTATTGGACCACTGTGATTCCCTAACACCACTTCAGGCCTACGCCATGAACCACCTGTTAGGATTGGATTCCAGCCGGGGCTACCAGGATGTCCCTCCCGAGGCTAACCTGGAGTTTCCCCGTGACTTCGCCCCCCAACTGGGATACCAGGTAGGCTGGCACTTCTTTGTAGGTCACTGTCGCGATACCCGAAGGAGGGAATACGGAATTTTAGTATCTTTCTACCGCTATTCACTATTACCTCCAGAAATTGCCCATAGTTTTGGGTTAACAGATTGGGATAACCAGATATTCGAGATGCAACTGGCAGTGGCCCGTGAAGGGGAAGAACACCTCCAGGCACGCCCATTCGCAGTTGCGGGAACCACCGGACTTTTGAAATTCTCCAACCAACCCTTCCATTATGAAGCAGGAAACAACCGGATAATCTCTTTACAGGAAAATGAACTGTTCCCTCTCCGGTTGCAGGCCTGGGGGGTGAACCAGGGAGGGGAAGAAGATGTGGAGATGGAGGTCGATCTGGGATTTTCCTCCAAAAAGGACTTCCTACTGCAGGGAAACCAAGGATGTCTCCCCTGCTGCTGTAACATTGGAACCCTCTACTATTCCGCTACCAATCTACGCCTGGAACCAGGCAGCCTTTTGAAACTGGGTGGAGAGGAGATAACCCTCACCCAGGGACAGTTCTGGTTCGACCACCAGTGGGGCAACGGCCTGGAGCCCCTGGGAAACAGCCGATGTAAGGTGGTTCGGGCAGCAAGCATGCTCGCCAAACCATCTCAATCAAGAGGATGGGACTGGTTCATGGCCCAATTCGACGAGGACCGGCAGATGACCATGTACGCACCCCACACTGACGAAAACTCAGGGTACTACGGGCAGACTGGGGAAGAACCACCAGGAAACATGAATGTCCAGGTTAAAGGACAGTTTATTGATGCTGAACACAATTTAACAGACATGAAAGGAACTTTAGTGGTTGATAAGTGGGTTAAAAGTGTTAAATCATCCGACCCTGAGAATTACTTCATCACCAACACTTGGTATCCTGATAGGTGGAATTTCAAGTTCCAGGACATGGTACCGGATGATCTGAG encodes:
- a CDS encoding DNA-directed DNA polymerase II small subunit, with the protein product MTDNIINKFVDAEILLDESAYQKIKNYNDSAYLVDSLIKHMTTSSPEMMVLTGKVVEDYLERTSPDILKTAYLNDPKSQMKLVPQDYDFQILKDASNKSYTNGEIRDLSSYFRSRYHKLRDLLTYKRELKDSTSIKEAMSRDDVVNIVGMVNDIRYTKNNHKLIEVEDETGSATVLIHNENHEVFEHAERIVKDEVIGVLGSRKGTLVMANEIVNPGVPRIDEKPMDFATVFISDIHIGSSTFLDGAFKRFIEWINGDFGDEQQREIANNVKYVVVAGDIVDGIGVYPHQDKELTIKDIHEQYEEAARYFGDIPNVKIVVAPGNHDASRLAEPQPAIPEDYAKGLYELKNLEFVSNPAMVSLDGIKVLIYHGRSFDDMAMTVKGMSHQQSDLIMKELLEKRHLAPIYGERTPLASEIEDHLVIEEIPDVLHTGHVHINSYKRHKGVHLINSGTFQSQTEFQKIYNIVPTCAQVPVINKGSLKMLDFN
- the cobJ gene encoding precorrin-3B C(17)-methyltransferase, whose amino-acid sequence is MIRIIGIGPRREDMTLRALKALEKSDVIIGYGGYTRQIKDLLEGKKIISKGMGQEVDRAELAIDYSKKGYHVAVISSGDPGVYGMANVIHQVRGKYSDVKVEVIPGVTAVNYSAALLGAPLHDFAVISLSDILTPLSEIKRKVRAAAAADFIIAFYNPRSKRRTKPLNEALKILRRIRNLQTPVGIVKTSDKGSEVRIVSLGELIEEEVDMNTTLLVGNTFTYVDDGKMVTPRGYVLPHSTHPLAEEFYQKYLAGEGNKGPNRGCEYYPCHQHPQNCTFCYCPFYPCGDPSTGGHWIKEKKVWSCDQCTWIHQDNTVQCIEGKLPSIMEKVEDLEDKKKELLKLRRECIYHTK
- a CDS encoding DUF488 domain-containing protein gives rise to the protein MIRIKRAYQSPAQKDGYRIMVDRVWPRGVSKQRLKMDAWLKDIAPSHDLRRWLTQNSQRWEEFKTKYREELMDKSEFLNQILDLEREKETVTLVYTSGNTEHNSAIVLKEVLDELKS
- the dapF gene encoding diaminopimelate epimerase, producing MSERKILLFHKMHGLGNDYVVIDESVEEIIPEEKKGEISAELCTRGFSVGADGVIFVVKSTKADIRFRIFNSDGSEAEMCGNGIRCFGKYVYENDVLKQKQMSVETLGGTKELTLHVENGTVKSIRVDMGTATFKTREVPMASDKEEFIDQELLVEGEPLKLTAVNVGNPHAIVFTDDLEDVALDHMGPLLENHDAFPERTNVHFVGVLSPQEVEMLTWERGAGFTMACGTGATGTVISGYKLGLLNKEVLVHLPGGDLQITVYEKDGNLGAFMEGDAVSVFEGIMEVEF
- the lysA gene encoding diaminopimelate decarboxylase, which translates into the protein MKLHFKTNEKGNLDIGGADALELAQKYGTPLYVTDETRVRNNYQRVYQAFSKEYDDFKIFYAAKANTSLAMMRVLEQEGSCIDAVSPGEIYTALTAGFQPERILYTGNNVTSEELKFAVDAGVRLNLDSTSMLERLAKIPGAEGMEISFRVNPMVGAGHHDHCITGGELSKFGIMEQEAVEVYQKAQDLGFKPVGIHTHIGSGILDPEPFKLAVQVLMDVAGRVHQEAGVTFEFIDFGGGLGIPYTPEEGLLDIEKFAQEIVALYQNKLAEHDMGNPTMCIEPGRYIVGDASYLLTQVNTVKQSYRKFIGVNAGFNTLLRPTMYGSYHHILVADKPEAKPVETMDVAGNVCESGDLFARDRPLPEIKEGDILAIMNAGAYAFSMASQYNSRPMPAEIMVCNGDIDVIRERENFADLFRKQNIPLRLLK
- a CDS encoding acetylornithine transaminase, producing MNTEEIIALDKEYVMQTYGRQPLALKEGKGAVVWDVEGRPYIDCVAGIAVNNVGHAHPNVAEAISKQAHKLIHTSNIYYTEEQVRLAELLVKVSPHQKAFFCNSGAEANEGAIKLARKYTGKGEIIAMENSFHGRTITTITATGQHKYKKNFGPLTPGFKHVPFGDVEAVAEAITDETAAVLVEPIQGEGGIIIPPEGYLEELKKVCHENGVLLIFDEVQTGFGRTGEMFASQTFKVAPDITTLAKAIAGGFPMGAVLASEEVGNAFEPGDHAATFGGGPLACAAALASIQTILDEGLLAQSRSHGECFKTQLKDLFQEYGMVEDVRGKGMMLGMEMGMPCANMVDEMRHQGVLVNCTAGNVLRFVPPLVITTEQINEVTDSLDEVLRRIAD
- a CDS encoding peptidylprolyl isomerase yields the protein MKKAIIETDKGNIELTLFEKEAPNTVANFEKLANSGFYNGLTFHRVIPNFVIQGGCPKGNGTGGPGYTIKCEINPHKHGTGALSMAHAGKDTGGSQFFITHSPQPHLDGVHTVFGKVVKGMEVVNSIKAGDVMNKVTVIDE
- a CDS encoding GAF domain-containing protein; this translates as MAGEEDLSFLRGKIQEMMPDSNLKEISDEIWKETKKHLKSKNCYVAFVDPENKDSVGISFSHLTPECQMYADMGEARFKVRKDGSYGGLLGYSLDTGESLYVHDVAGHPAAHGVPQGHEPVDQFLSVPVKFNNEILGQIVVGNPEKDYDAHDLEIAENIAEIYGMVLKQLLY
- a CDS encoding lipocalin-like domain-containing protein yields the protein MPKDTLNNLDELEKQNIATALWMKDFQVKKIPKNVKTRILSNKNSPEAFGIRMKHLIQDLLDNPDSFTPNYRERYNKLLDHCDSLTPLQAYAMNHLLGLDSSRGYQDVPPEANLEFPRDFAPQLGYQVGWHFFVGHCRDTRRREYGILVSFYRYSLLPPEIAHSFGLTDWDNQIFEMQLAVAREGEEHLQARPFAVAGTTGLLKFSNQPFHYEAGNNRIISLQENELFPLRLQAWGVNQGGEEDVEMEVDLGFSSKKDFLLQGNQGCLPCCCNIGTLYYSATNLRLEPGSLLKLGGEEITLTQGQFWFDHQWGNGLEPLGNSRCKVVRAASMLAKPSQSRGWDWFMAQFDEDRQMTMYAPHTDENSGYYGQTGEEPPGNMNVQVKGQFIDAEHNLTDMKGTLVVDKWVKSVKSSDPENYFITNTWYPDRWNFKFQDMVPDDLREFTMTPIVTGGQTGYNASGAQYSEGGVNIRNNEGRFLGRGFAESVYYADALQNMLSLAGIPDTQKIRKLMETPGPSSLLKLKGLLYMAWPPHQKKLKKILEKCLEQGLPIDFIK